From Pectinophora gossypiella chromosome 16, ilPecGoss1.1, whole genome shotgun sequence, one genomic window encodes:
- the LOC126373595 gene encoding uncharacterized protein LOC126373595: MLIFLASVTSLLSFVASESCLYQRCLGCHPEEIIWTGTVKDCQPSNWVTPEWVHNLGHPPPHTDSRIPIEYRCLKMVATPDDKSFGNTVDVIRGCVPRAQVDSVCLGLVAVERARGHSDARCSICNRNNCNSSARAHVQILVLLFSVIPYFVLR; this comes from the exons TTG TGGCATCAGAAAGCTGCCTCTACCAGAGATGTCTCGGCTGCCACCCAGAGGAGATCATCTGGACAGGTACAGTGAAGGATTGTCAACCGTCAAACTGGGTGACTCCGGAATGGGTGCACAACCTCGGGCACCCCCCACCACACACAGACTCCAGGATACCTATAGAATACCGGTGCTTGAAGATGGTCGCTACGCCAGATGACAAATCTT TTGGCAACACAGTGGACGTGATACGCGGCTGCGTGCCCAGAGCGCAGGTGGACTCAGTCTGTCTCGGTCTGGTAGCGGTGGAGCGAGCGAGAGGTCACAGCGACGCGCGGTGCTCCATCTGCAACCGCAACAACTGCAACTCTTCAGCGCGGGCGCATGTGCAAATCTTAGTGCTTTTATTTAGCGTTATACCATACTTTGTGCTTAGATGA
- the LOC126373564 gene encoding polypeptide N-acetylgalactosaminyltransferase 3-like: protein MILRKDFCLSLCRGRKKKIVTLIAMLIFLINAMFYVSLELYKLKTKNKEPWFKSLHFDENSYVDKSGMRVIVGHYVGGSAGGNLSEEEINANNYSPVPGAGEGGRPVQLSPRELIRARELYALHSYNILVSDKISINRSLPDMRSESCKQVQYNIDSLPTASVIIVFHNEAWSTLMRTVMSVLLRSPESLLKEIILVDDASERKYLGKELEDAVAKLDKVRLLRNKERKGLVGARLMGARTALGDVLLFLDAHCEVTPGWIEPLLDRAGSDDVFICPHIDLLSEDTLAYTKSIDAHWGAFSWRLHFRWLMPSTEVLLKKSEDPSKPYPTPAMAGGLFAVRKSLFWRLGGYDEGMLIWGAENLELSWRAWQCGARVEITSCSRVGHIFRRHSPYKYPGGVAKVLNANLARAASVWMDEWADFFFKFNPAIAAIRDLQTVADRDQLRKNLKCKSFKWYLENVWPQHFFPTDDRWFGRIKNDKGACIGVTAGTPGLGGPAAGVHCASDLDLERLVVYTPEGRIMADEGLCLEQGNGRAVWKSCSDKKKQIWQQKGPRLKTSSGQCLTLVVANDKHGVGDPLTAKRCREKDTGQIWHFERVPWR from the exons ATGATTTTAAGAAAG gATTTTTGCCTGTCACTATGCAGAGGGAGGAAGAAAAAGATTGTCACTCTAATAGCaatgttaatatttttaataaatgccATGTTTTATGTGAGTCTAGAACTATACAAATTGAAAACGAAAAATAAAGAACCTTGGTTCAAAAG TTTACACTTTGATGAAAACTCTTATGTAGATAAGAGCGGAATGAGGGTCATAGTTGGACACTATGTTGGTGGCAGCGCTGGAGGAAATCTCTCAGAAG AAGAAATAAACGCCAACAACTATTCGCCAGTGCCCGGGGCGGGGGAGGGTGGAAGACCAGTCCAGCTGTCTCCACGCGAGCTCATCAGGGCAAGAGAGCTGTATGCCCTCCACTCGTACAATATACTCGTTAGTGATAAGATATCCATTAATCGCAGTCTTCCTGACATGAGGAGTGAAAG TTGTAAGCAAGTACAGTACAATATAGATAGTCTGCCTACAGCAAGCGTCATCATTGTGTTTCACAATGAAGCTTGGTCAACCCTCATGAGAACAGTCATGTCTGTTCTACTGCGGTCACCGGAGTCATTATTAAAAgag ATTATTCTAGTAGATGACGCTAGTGAAAGAAAGTATCTAGGGAAAGAGTTGGAAGATGCAGTGGCTAAGTTGGACAAAGTTCGATTGCTACGTAATAAGGAACGCAAGGGGCTGGTCGGTGCTAGGCTTATGGGCGCGAGGACTGCATTGGGGGATGTGCTGCTGTTTCTAGACGCTCATTGTGAG GTGACACCGGGATGGATTGAGCCTCTATTGGACCGGGCAGGGAGCGACGATGTGTTCATCTGTCCCCATATAGACTTACTATCAGAGGACACTTTAGCTTACACGAAAAGCATAGACGCGCATTGGGGCGCATTCAGTTGGCGGTTACACTTCCGATGGTTAATGCCCAGTACTGAAGTGCTATTGAAGAAGTCAGAAGACCCTTCGAAGCCGTATCCTACTCCTGCGATGGCTGGTGGACTATTTGCCGTAAGGAAAAGCTTGTTCTGGCGATTGGGTGGCTATGATGAAGGTATGCTCATATGGGGGGCGGAAAACTTAGAATTGTCTTGGAGAGCGTGGCAATGCGGCGCTAGGGTCGAAATCACATCGTGTTCGAGAGTCGGGCACATATTTAGAAGGCACAGTCCTTATAAGTACCCAGGTGGAGTCGCCAAAGTATTGAACGCGAACTTAGCTCGGGCAGCATCCGTTTGGATGGACGAATGGGCGGACTTCTTCTTCAAGTTCAATCCGGCTATAGCAGCTATCAGAGATTTACAAACCGTAGCAGATAGGGATCAGCTCAGGAAAAACTTGAAATGCAAAAGCTTCAAATGGTATTTAGAGAATGTATGGCCTCAGCACTTCTTTCCAACTGACGATAGGTGGTTCGGGCGGATTAAGAACGATAAAGGAGCTTGCATAGGTGTAACTGCTGGGACCCCAGGGTTGGGGGGTCCGGCGGCAGGGGTCCACTGCGCCAGTGACCTCGACCTTGAAAGGTTAGTGGTGTACACTCCAGAAGGCCGAATCATGGCGGACGAAGGCTTATGTTTGGAGCAAGGAAATGGTCGAGCGGTGTGGAAAAGTTGTAgtgataaaaagaaacaaatttgGCAGCAAAAAGGACCAAGGTTGAAGACTTCTAGTGGTCAGTGTTTGACACTAGTTGTAGCCAATGATAAACACGGGGTCGGGGATCCTTTGACAGCTAAAAGGTGTAGGGAGAAGGATACAGGACAGATTTGGCATTTTGAACGCGTGCCTTGGCGTTGA